The genomic stretch TTGATATTTTCCGTTGCATTCATATTATAATAATAAACAGGTTAATTTTGAAAAACTCTTCATAATTCGGAGTATCCAAATTCTAAAAAGAGGGTGTGAACCGGATGGGAAAATCGGAAAAGGGACTGATGACAAAACTGACCCACAGCGGAGAATATCAGATCGCGAAAAAGGCGGCAAATTCCGTGTCGGTTCCGAAGGTGCTTCCTGTTTATATGAGCAGTGTTTTCAGCTTCGACGACGTCCCGACCCTCGACGCGGTATACGAGGGGACCAAAGCGGGATATGTCTACTCCAGAATGGCCAATCCGTGCTACGACAGCCTGAACGAGCTGCTGGCCACAGCGGAGGATGCCGACGGCGCGGTGTCCTTCAGCTCCGGAATGGCGGCCATCATCGCCTCCATCCTGGCTCAGGCGGGGACGGGCGATCACATCGTCGCCTCTTCCGTCCTGTACGGAGGCGTTTATGATTACCTCAAAAACGAGGCCCCCCGCTTCGGCATCGAGGTGGACTTCGTGGACTTCTTCAAGGAAGATCCGGAGAAATACATCCGGCCCAACACGAAAGTCGTCTATACGGAAACGATCACCAATCCTCTGATGGAGGTCGTCGATCTGAAAAAAACCAGTGAAATCGCCCACAAACACGGCGCAAAAGTGATCGTGGACAACTCCTTCGCCACGTCGGTGATCTGCTGTCCGATGAAATTCGGCGTGGACGTGGTCGCCTACAGCGCTACGAAGTACCTGGGAGGACACAGCGACATCACCGCCGGCGCGGTCGTCTCCAGCGCCGCCGAAACAGCCCGAATCCAGAGAATCGCCACCCTGTACGGGAGCATCCCCAGTCCCTTCGACGCCTGGCTGCTGGCCCGCAGTATGCGCACTCTGGAGATGCGCGTGCGCCGGCACAGCGAGAACGCCATGAAACTAGCGGAATATTTTGAAAAACACCCGAAGATCGAAAAAGTTTACTACCCCGGCCTGGCCTCATCGCCGTTTCACGCCGTGGCCGCCGCGCAGTTCGAAAACGGCTGTTACGGGGGGATGCTGAGCGCCGACATCGCCGGCGGGCAAAAAGGGGCCGAAAATTTCATCGCCGCCTGCGAAACCATCAAGTTCGTGCCGAGCCTGGCGGACGTCGCCACCTCCATTTCCTACCCGGCAAAAACCTCCCATCGCGCCTATTCCAAAGAAGAAATGGAGCGATGCGGCATTTCCATGGGGCAATTGCGTTTTTCCACGGGATTGGAGTGCATCGAGGACGTGATCGCGGAATTTGACAAAGCCCTCAAAGCCGTGTGACCGGTTGGAGATGATTGCCTGCCCCCACCGGATTATCGGTCGAGGTCTTCCGGATAATGTGTAAATATCATTTCTTTTAGCTATTTTAACTTTAGCCGTTTAATTTCAAATTTAATGTATCGAAAGACTTCTTCTGTCCTTGTTCCTGAGAAAAGTTGCGCTACAATATGAAATAATGACTCTTAACATAATCTAAACGAGAGGAAGTTCCGTATGAGCGCGCGAAATCCGAACGATATACTGGATGAGTTGACGGCGAGCCTCCAGGACGCGGAGGGGCAGCAACGCAGGTATCACAACGAAGCTCTGGACATGGAGGACGAGGAACTTTCGAAAACCACCCAGCACGAGACCTACTCCAGGATACGCAAAATCAGGGGATGGCTGCAGAAACTCTCCGATCTGAGAGACGAATTTTCCGAGGCGGGCCTGTTTCTTTCGGGGCAGTCTCCGGCTCAGGAGAGAAAAACTCCGGGAAAAACCATAAACCATCCGAGAGAAGCGCCGAGAGAAAAGTCCGAAAAAAACGCCCTCCATACGGCGGGAAGCCCTGTTTTCATGTCCTCCGCCCCGACCGCGGCAAACCGGCCAAAGCTCGACGAAAACCCCGCCGGACACCCGTCCTCCGAGGATTTAAACAGCATGAAACCCTCCTCTTTTTCTCTGTTGGGAAAAATCTATCCCGTGAATTTCTGGCATGAAATCCTCATCAAGGTTTGCGAGGTCATGATTTTCAAAAAGCCCTTTGTCATGGCCAATCTGGACAAGGACGCGGCAAGCCTGGATTTGCCGCCGCAGTTGGCCTCCCGCCTGAAATTCAGCTACCGGGACGACGAAATAAAAACCAACAAAACGCGTCTGAGCAACAATTTGTGGATCGACACGGCCTACAATGCCGGCGAGTGCCTCACTCTCACCCGAAGTATCCTCTCGCTGTGCGGTTTTAAACCCGAAGAACTGACGGTGGAGTACAAACAGGCGTAACCCGCGCAGCCTGAACGCGCAAAGTCAGCGCCAGCTTCCGCGTTCCAGAAATTTCCCGAAGGCCTTCGGAGCTTCGGGAAAATTTTTTCGCCCCTACCCACCCGGAAGCGATTGGACTTTACGTCGAAGACCCCGTCGGGAAGCACCATCGTTCGAGCTGAAATTCCAAAAATCCTCACAGACAGCTCCCTCCTTAATTATTCCTCTGAAATAATCCCCTGTAATAAATATAATTATAAAATAAACGCGAGACAATAACAGACAGAATCGATAAATAATTGAAAATGCTCTCGAAACCGTCGTTCACGCTATTTTTTGCTATAATGAGACAGCAATAATAGTGATAACTTCACGTTCGTACAGGAGGTACAGCTATGAGCAGATATACCGTCCCTCACGATATTCTGGCTTTTCGTTTTTTAGCCTGTCCGCGTTTTTCTCCGGATGGAAGAAAGATCGTTTTCGCGGTTCATCAGGCCGACCTCGAAAAAAACCGTTATCTCTCGGACCTGTGGCTCTGCGACCTGGACGGGGACCAGGTGACGCGTCTGACCTCTTCCGGCGCGGAAAAGGCCTTTTGCTGGAGCCCGGACGGAAAGCGCGTTCTTTTCGTCAGCGAGCGGGACAAAAAAAAGGAAGAAAACCCAAAAGACAAAAAAAGCGCCTCTCTCTACTCCATTCCTCTGACAGGGGGCGAAGCCGTGCCTCTGGCGACCGTCTCCCGACCGGTGACGGAGCTGTGGGCGCTGGACGAGGACCGTCTGCTCCTCAAAACAGTCGAAGAACCGGAGGAACCCCGCTTCGAGGACGCGGATTACATGATCTTCGAACAGGTGCCCTTCTGCTCCAACGGAAAGGGCTTTACCGGCCAGAGACGGACGGCGCTTTCTCTTTTCTCCGTTTCCTCGGGGGAATTAAAACGGCTTTCACCGGCGGAAATGGACGTGGGACAGGTCCGGCTCCGGCCGGATCGAGGCCTGGCTCTGGCGGTGGGGCGAAGCTACAGGGACGAGATGCCGGAAACCTCCGGAGTCTGGTCTTTCGATCTGCGCTCCGGAACGGTCGCCCCCGTGCTGGAACAGGGTTCTTTCAACTGGAACTGCGCGGCTCCCCTGCCCCGGGACGACGGAATACTGCTGACAGGGACGGATATGAAGCGTTACGGACACAACGAAAACGCCCGTTTTTACCTCCTGAGGGAGGGAAAGCCGGAATGCCTGACAGCCGACATGGACAGAGGGCTTCGAAACTCCGTCATCTGCGACTGCCGCTATGGACTTTATGACATGAACGCGGCGTTTTGGACCGACAGAGAGCCCGGCTCGGAAACGGCGAAAGCCTGGTTCGTCTCCACGGACGGATACTATTCCCACCTTCACACGGTGGACCTTCAGGGGAAAATCCTTCAGGTCACGAAAGAACTGGCCACGGTGGACGATTACGACGTGCATCAGGGAAAAGCGGCAGTGGTGGGACTGGAGGGGCGTTTTCTCCAGGAGCTGTACCTCGTGGAAAACGGTCGGGAACGCCGGCTTACCGATTTCAACCGCACCTCCCTGAGCCAGTGCGACATCAGCGTTCCGGAGTATGTCCATCTGGAAAATGGAACGGCCCAGGGCCTCGACTGCTGGTACATGCGTCCGGTCAGCTTCGAGGTGGGCAGGAAGTATCCCGCGATTCTCCACATCCACGGCGGCCCCAAAATGACCTTCGGAGACGTGTTCGTCCACGAGATGCAGTGCTGGGCCGCGGCGGGTTTCGTCGTCCTCTTCTGCAACCCGAGAGGCAGCGACGGCAGAGGCGATGCCTTCGCCGACATTCGCGGCCAATATGGAACCATCGACTATGACGACCTGATGCTCTTCACGGACTGGGCCCTGGAAACGCTTCCCTTCGTCGATCGGGACCGGCTGGGGGTCACGGGGGGATCCTACGGCGGCTTCATGACGAACTGGATCATCGGCCATACGGACCGTTTCCGGGCAGCGGCCACCCAGCGCAGTATCTGCAACTGGATCTCCATGGCCGGCATCTCCGACATCGGATATTACTTCGTCCCCGACCAGCAGGCGGCGGATATCTGGACCGACGCGGAAAAACTGTGGGAACATTCTCCCCTGCGGTATCTGAACCAGGCGAAAACGCCCACGCTGATCATCCACTCCGACGAGGACCACCGCTGCGAAATTTCCCAGGGACTTCAGGTGTTCACCGCTCTGAAGCGCAACGGCGTTGAAAGCCGAATTTGCGTATTCAGGGGCGAAAACCACGAACTCAGCCGAAGCGGCCGCCCGAAACCAAGGCTCGCCCGAATGCAGGAAATTATCCAGTGGTTTAAGGAAAGACTGTAAGTTAAAAACTGTAACAGAAAGAT from Synergistaceae bacterium encodes the following:
- a CDS encoding aminotransferase class I/II-fold pyridoxal phosphate-dependent enzyme, whose amino-acid sequence is MGKSEKGLMTKLTHSGEYQIAKKAANSVSVPKVLPVYMSSVFSFDDVPTLDAVYEGTKAGYVYSRMANPCYDSLNELLATAEDADGAVSFSSGMAAIIASILAQAGTGDHIVASSVLYGGVYDYLKNEAPRFGIEVDFVDFFKEDPEKYIRPNTKVVYTETITNPLMEVVDLKKTSEIAHKHGAKVIVDNSFATSVICCPMKFGVDVVAYSATKYLGGHSDITAGAVVSSAAETARIQRIATLYGSIPSPFDAWLLARSMRTLEMRVRRHSENAMKLAEYFEKHPKIEKVYYPGLASSPFHAVAAAQFENGCYGGMLSADIAGGQKGAENFIAACETIKFVPSLADVATSISYPAKTSHRAYSKEEMERCGISMGQLRFSTGLECIEDVIAEFDKALKAV
- a CDS encoding S9 family peptidase, which produces MSRYTVPHDILAFRFLACPRFSPDGRKIVFAVHQADLEKNRYLSDLWLCDLDGDQVTRLTSSGAEKAFCWSPDGKRVLFVSERDKKKEENPKDKKSASLYSIPLTGGEAVPLATVSRPVTELWALDEDRLLLKTVEEPEEPRFEDADYMIFEQVPFCSNGKGFTGQRRTALSLFSVSSGELKRLSPAEMDVGQVRLRPDRGLALAVGRSYRDEMPETSGVWSFDLRSGTVAPVLEQGSFNWNCAAPLPRDDGILLTGTDMKRYGHNENARFYLLREGKPECLTADMDRGLRNSVICDCRYGLYDMNAAFWTDREPGSETAKAWFVSTDGYYSHLHTVDLQGKILQVTKELATVDDYDVHQGKAAVVGLEGRFLQELYLVENGRERRLTDFNRTSLSQCDISVPEYVHLENGTAQGLDCWYMRPVSFEVGRKYPAILHIHGGPKMTFGDVFVHEMQCWAAAGFVVLFCNPRGSDGRGDAFADIRGQYGTIDYDDLMLFTDWALETLPFVDRDRLGVTGGSYGGFMTNWIIGHTDRFRAAATQRSICNWISMAGISDIGYYFVPDQQAADIWTDAEKLWEHSPLRYLNQAKTPTLIIHSDEDHRCEISQGLQVFTALKRNGVESRICVFRGENHELSRSGRPKPRLARMQEIIQWFKERL